The sequence CCTCGTCGCCGGCACCGGAACGCAGTGCCCTCCGCAGGTCGACCTCCTGGTCACTGAACAGGCACGACCGTACCGTTCCCTCGGCGGTCAGACGGGTTCGGTCGCAGTCGGAGCAGAACGAGCGGGTGACCGACGCGATAATCCCCACGGTGGCCGGACCACCGTTCACCAACCACTCCTCCGCCGGTGCGGACGCGTCCTCCCTGCCGTGTTCCACGAGGGTGAACCGCTCACCCAGAACCGACAGCAACCGGTCGGCGGACACCATCTGCTCACGAGCCCACTCGTGGTCCGCGTCGAGGGGCATCTCCTCGATGAAGCGGAGCGCAATCCCTTCGGTCAGGCACCATTCGAGGAGATCCGCCGCCCCCGTCAGTGTCTCGGGCATCAGAACTGCGTTCACCTTGAGCGGCGCCAGGCCTGCATCAGCCGCGGCCCGGATCCCGGCGATCACCGAAGGCAACCGATCGCGTCGCGTGAGCCTGGCGAAGTGCTTCCTGTCGATCGAGTCGAGGGAGACGTTGACGCGCGTGAGGCCGGCGCGGGCGAGTGCAGCAGCCCGGTGTTCGAGCCCGACTGCGTTGGTGGTCATCGACAGCGGCACACCCGGAACCCGTTCGGCGCACCCGGCGATCATGGCTTCGAGGTCGGCGCGCATCAGCGGCTCACCACCGGTGAACCGGACCTCCCGGACCCCGAGCTGATGCACCGCGATACCCACCAACCGGACGATTTCCTCAGCCGTGAGTAGATTCTGCGCCGGGATGGCGGGCAGGCCTTGCTCCGGCATGCAATAGGTGCAGCGCAACGAGCATTTCTCGGTGATCGACACCCGAAGGTCGCGCGCTACCCGACCGAATCTGTCGACGAGGTGCCCCACGTCGGGGCGGCCCGCGAGCGAGACGGCCGACCGCACGGTGGGAATACCCATCTCCACCATTGTCATCGCGTTGCCTTTCCCCGCATTGGTCCAGTATGCCGTGAGGCGGTGATCCGTGCCGCACCGCCGTGCATAGGATTGGTAACCATGGCCGGAGGAACGTCGTGACCACGCGGACGGTGGAGCAGCATGCTCAGCACGTCGCCGAACTTCTCGCACCGCTCCATACGCGCCCCGGCGAGGAGATTCCACTCGGTGAGGCACTGGGACGCGCCCTCGCCGCCGACGTCCATTCACCCGTCGATCTGCCCCTGTTCCGGAACTCCCAGATGGACGGCTACGCCGTCGACGCCGCATCCATCACGACGGTCCCTGTGATGCTGCCCGTGCGCGGGGTGATCGCGGCCGGGCCGGCCGAACCCGTCACGCACCTTCCCGGCACGGCCTACCGAATCATGACCGGAGCACCGGTTCCGCCGGGCGCCGACGCGATCGTCCCCGTCGAGGACACAGTCACCTCGGATGGCGAGGTGCGGATCGAAAAAACCCGCTCGGCCGGGGAATTCGTGCGCGAACGTGGCAGCGACGTCCGGGCGGGGACCCTTCTCCTCGCCGCGGGCAGCCTTCTCGCTGCCCGTCACATCGCCGTGCTCGCCGCTGTCGGGCTGCAGCGCGTATCGGTGCGCCCGCGGCCGCGTGTCGCGGTGATCACCACCGGCGCCGAACTCGTCGACGCGGGAAGCGCACTGCGTCCCGGCCAGATCTACGATTCGAACGGCATCGCACTGGCGTCGAGTGCACGAGCCAACGGTGCAGAGGTGGTCTCCATCGCCCGTAGCACCGACGACCCCGCCGAGTTCCGCACCCTGCTCGCCGAGGCGGTCCTCACCGCCGATGTGGTGCTGACTTCCGGCGGTGTATCGATGGGCGACTTCGAGGTGGTGAAGGAAACGCTGTCCCCGCTGGGCGCTCAATTCGCTCACGTGGCCATGCAGCCGGGCGGGCCGCAGGGGACAGCCGTGGTCAACGGCGTCCCGGTATTGAATTTCCCGGGCAATCCGGTGAGTACCCTCGTCTCCTTCGAGATCTTCGCCCGTCCGGACATTCGCCGCGCAGCGGGCCTTCCTCCCACGGAAGCCGTGGAGGGGCCGCTCGCGGCGCCGCTCACCTCCGTCCGAGGTAAGCGGCAGTTCCTCCGCGCCCGCCGCACCGACACCGGGGTAGAACTCGTCGCCGGTCCGGGCTCACATCTTGTCGCAGCGATGGCGTGGGCGGATGTCCTCGTCGATGTTCCCGCCGATGTCACCGCACTCGACGCCGGCCAACTCGTGAAGGTGATTCCCCTATGAGCGATTTGACGCACCTCGACGGCGAGGGTCGTGCACGCATGGTCGATGTGAGCGCGAAAGCCGATACCACCCGGACTGCCGTGGCGGAAGGACGACTCGTCACGACCCCCGAGGTCATTGCGCTCGTCCGGGCCGACGATCTCCCCAAGGCAGATGTACTCGCGACTGCCCGGATTGCGGGTATCTCGGGTGCTAAGAAGACGTCCGAGCTCATTCCGTTGTGCCATCAGCTTGCGCTCTCGTCGGTCAAGGTGGAGTTCGGATTCGCCGACGATGCCATCACGATCGAGGCGACAGCGAAGACGAAAGGGCCGACCGGCGTCGAAATGGAGGCACTGACCGCGGTTGCCGTGGCCGGGCTGACTCTGCACGACATGGTGAAGGCCGTCGATCCCGCTGCCACCCTGGACGGTGTCCGCTTGCTCACGAAGGACGGCGGCAAGCGCGGGCACTGGACCCGGGAGCCGGCAACCGACTCGGCATCACCGAGAGGGCGCACTGCCGCGGTCCTGGTCGCCTCCACAGGCGGCGCCGCGGGCACGCGGGAAGACACGACCGGTCCAGCCATCACCGCCTGGCTCGACGAACGCGGGTTCCGGACACGCGGCCCCCTGGTCTACGCCGACGCCGAGATCGCGGCCGGCCTCGCCGACGCGCTGTCCGGCAACCCCGCACTGGTCATCACCACCGGCGGGACGGGTGTCTCCCCCACGGACGCCACTCCCGAAGCCACCCGGGCCGTACTCGACCGCGAACTGCCCGGCATCGCGGATGCCATCCGCAATCGGGGAACGACGGTGACTCCGCATGCGTCACTGAGCCGGGGACTCGCCGGTGTGTCGAACGGCACAGTGATAGTGAATCTGCCGGGTTCACCGGGCGGAGTGAAGGATGGACTTGCGGTGCTCGACCCCATCGTCGATCACCTTCTCGCACAAATCGCCGGTGGAGGTATGCACGATGAGTGACGTTCTTGCCCAGATTTCGGACCTGCCCCTGGACGCGGCCGTGGTCGATGCGGCCGTGGCGGGACCGGAACACGGCGCGGTAGTGGTCTTCACCGGGGTGGTACGTAATCACGATGCCGGACAATCCGTTTCGGCACTCGAGTATCAGGCGCATCCCGATGCCGAGCGCTTTCTCCGCACGTGTTGTGAGGAGGTTGCGTCGTCGACGGGACTGCCTGTTGCCGCGGTCCACCGGGTGGGTGCGCTGACCGTCGGGGACCTGGCGCTCGTGGCTGCCGTGGCCGCACCGCACCGGGCCGAGGCGTTCGCGGCCTGCGCCGAACTCGTCGAACGGATCAAGCACGAGGTACCCATCTGGAAGCGGCAGCATTTCGCCGACGGCGCGTCCGAATGGGTGGGACTGTGAGTCCTGAGTCGGACCGGCGTCGCATCACCGGGTAGACTCGGCGGCACTAGGTGACCATGACGGTCACCCAGCGTCGTAGAACGCATTCAGTTCGGGAACGTCCGAATCCTGTTGGGTGTGCACACGCGTGTGCATCCGCTCTTCTTACGGCGAAGAAGCTTGCCGACCGGCAACGCCGCCAACCTGTGCTCGAGCTCCGACGGGATCGCTTTTCCGTGTCGGCCCTCCGGGCACAACCCTGTGCCCGAAAGGCTCTGACACTTGTCTGACACGACGACACCCGACACCACCTTCGCCGCTCTCGGCGTCCGCGAACCGCTCGTGCGGGTGCTCTCCTCGCAGGGCATCACCGCGCCCTTCCCCATCCAGGTCGACACCCTCCCCGACACGCTGTCGGGCCGCGACGTGCTCGGCCGGGGCAAGACGGGCAGCGGTAAGACGCTCGCCTTCTCCATCCCGATGGTGTCCCGCCTCGCCGGTGAGTTGTCGGGCGGAAAGCGTCGGCCCGGCCACCCCGTCGGTCTGATCCTGGCCCCCACCCGCGAGCTGGCCACCCAGATCACTGCCACACTCGAACCGCTGGCGCAGGCGTACGACCTGAAGGTCACCACCATCTTCGGTGGCGTCTCCCAGAACCGCCAGGTGTCGGCGCTCAAGGCAGGCGTCGACATCGTCGTCGCATGCCCCGGCCGCCTCGAAGACCTGATGAAGCAAAGGTTCGTGAGCCTCGACGCCGTCGAGATCACCGTGCTCGACGAGGCCGACCACATGGCCGACCTCGGCTTTCTTCCCGTCGTCACGCGCATCCTCTCCGCCACGCCGCAGCAGGGCCAGCGACTGCTGTTCTCGGCCACGCTGGACAACGGTGTCGACAAGCTCGTCAAGCGGTTCCTGAAGAACGAGGTCCTGCACTCGGTCGACGAGGCGAACTCACCCGTCGCGGCCATGACGCACCATGTATTCGACGTCGACAGCCCCGAGACCAAGCGCAAGCTGGTCGAGAAGCTTGCGTCGGGCACCGGACGCCGAATCCTGTTCATGCGCACCAAGCATCAGGCGCGGAAGCTGGCGCGTCAGCTCACCGAAGCGGGTATCCCGTCGGTGGATCTGCACGGCAATCTGTCGCAGGCCGCCCGCGACCGCAACCTGGCCTCGTTCTCGGCCGGTGAGGCGCGCGTGCTGGTGGCCACCGACGTGGCGGCGCGAGGCGTCCACGTCGACGATGTGGAACTGGTGGTGCACGTCGATCCGCCCGCCGAGCACAAGGCTTACCTGCACCGTTCGGGCAGAACCGCACGCGCAGGCAGCGCCGGCGACGTCGTCACCGTCGTACTGCCCGAGCAGCGCAAGGATCTGTCCATCCTCATGCGGAAGGCAGCGATCAAAGTCACTCCCGTCCGCAGCACCGCGGACTCCGCCCACGTTCTCGAACTCGTCGGTGACCTCGCACCACATGTGACGCCGGCACCGAAGGCCACGCCGGTGTCCAGCACCGGCGGACGCACTCAGCGGCCCGGCGGTGGCCAAGGCGGCCAGGGTGGACGAGGCGGCCAGGGCGGACGCGCCCACGGTCAGGGCGGCGGCGCTCGTCGCTCCCGTTCCGGCGCTGCGGGCAGGCCACGGGCGGCGTCGTCCACGGGCGGCGGAACTCGTACCGCGTCGGCCGGCGCGTCACGCCGCCGTCAAGGCTAGAACTCGTCGAGGTGGATGGCGTCGGCCAATGGCCGGCGCCCCCGCCACCCGAAGCGCTCGAGGTCGGGTACCTGCTGGAACTCGGCGACGTGTCCCACACACAACCAGGCGATGGGACGCACCGGCCCGGGAATTCCCAGCAATTCGGTGAGATAGGGCTCGTCGTAAAAGGACACCCAGCCCACTCCGATGTTCTCGGCGGCGGCCGCGAGCCACAGATTCTGAATCGCCAGCACGGCTGAGAACAGGCCGGTGTCGTCGACTGTGTGCCTGCCGAGAATGTGCTCGCCGCCGCGACTGCGGTCATAGGTGACGACGACGCCCATGCCACTCTCACGTATTCCTTCGATCTTGATCGGATCGAACGTCGTCCTGCGATCGTCGGGTAGCGATTCGGCGAACCTTCTGCGAGCATCGGCAACGTGCTCGGCGAACACGTCGAGAGTCTCCGGCCTGCGCACGACAACGAAATCCCACGGCTGCGTGTTGCCGACGCTCGGGGCGCTGTGCGCTGCCCCCAGGATGCGGTTCAGAACCTCCTCCGGTACCGGCTCCCCCGTGAACTCCGCTCGCACATCCCGTCGGCGGCGAATCGCCTCATACACGGACAGCATCGGTTCGGGATACGACGGCGTGCTACACGCGGGCTCGGTCACGCCGTCACGGTATAGCGGTGCACCCCCAGCATCGCGCCGGGGTCGACATCTTCGCCCTCGGACACGATGCAGTCCTCGAGGCCCGCGCGGGCCTTCTCCGGTTCGATGTCTGCACCGATGAGGACCAATTGCGTCGTGCGTTCCTCCCCCGATTCCCAGCGCGTGGAGGTGAACCGGATGTGTGGCCCCACCGTCTGCACCTCGAACTTGCGCGACTGCCCCGGTACCGCGAAGTGCACGAATCCCTTGATGCGATAGATGCCGACGGGCCGGCTTTCGAGGAAATCGACCAACCGCCGTGGATCGATCGGATCGGCCGACGCGAAATCGACTGACTCGTACGACGAATGCAGGTGGCCGTGACCGCCACACCCCTCGTCGCAGTGCTCGTGCTGATCCAGCAACAGCCGATCGAGCGTGAGCTGTTCACCGGGGGCCGGATCGCGTCCCGGCTCCTGATCGAAGAGCAGAGTGGGCTCGATGCGCCCGTGCGCGGTCGCGAGAATCGGGGCACGATCGTTGTAGTCGCGGACCAGCTGCTTCACCGCACCGAGTCGTGGTTCGTCGATCCGGTCGGTCTTGTTGAGTACGACGAGGTCGGCCAGGGTCACGTGCTTTCCGAGATCAGGATGCCGGGCGGACGTTTCCTCGAACTGCTCACCGTCGACCATCACCACCAGCCCCCCGTACACGACGTGCGGATTCCTGCTGCCGAGTACGAGCCGAATCATGTTGCGCGGCTCGGCAAGCCCGCTGGCCTCGACGATCACCACATCGATCTGTGAAGTTGGATTCGCCAGACGATCGAGCATGTCGTCCATGTCGCTGACGTCGACGGCGCAGCACATGCACCCGTTGCTCAGAGACACCATCGAATCGACCTGCCCGGCCACCATCATCGAATCGATGTTCACGGCTCCGAAGTCGTTGACAATGACACCCACGCGGACACCGCGATTGTTGCGCAGGACATGATTGAGCAGGGTGGTCTTACCGGAACCGAGGAATCCAGCGACGATGACCACCGGAATCCGCTTCTTCGCCAACTGCCCCGACCTCCATGGATTTCGATGAGCCACCGGGCGCCCATGGTAGCGCCCGGCCGAACGATCTCAGCTCACCGCGCCGACTATCGCCGCGCCGATGGCGGCGGGCACCATCGGCATCGTGTGGTGAGTGGCTCCCTCGATTGTCGTGACCGTCGCCGAGGGAAGCCTGTGCCGGATCGTGGCCGCCACCTCCGGGCACTTATCAGCCTCCTGGACGCCGGTCGCGCAGATATCGCTGCAACCCCGGGTTGGCTCGGCGACCGCCTCGGGATCAATTCGGCATCCGTCACTGCACTTCTCGACCGCATGGAGAAGGCCGGGCTCGTCCGTCGCACGCCGGACGCCGAGGACCGGCGCCGCTCCCGAATCACGGTCACTGCCACAGCGATGAACCTCGGTGAAACCTTCTTCGGCCCGCTCATCAACCGGACGACAACCATCCTCGAGGGGTTCGACCCCTCGGAGCGACAGACTATTTCACGATTCCTCGACGGCATGAACGCCGCTGTCGCCGTCGAACGACAAGTGGCCGTTCAGCCGAGCGAAGACTCGGTGTCGAGATCGCGGACGCGTCGGGCGGGTGAGCCGACGTAGAGTCCGTTCGGCGCGCAGTCACGGGTGACTACCGCTCCTGCACCGACGACACAACCTTCGCCGACCGTCACTCCGGGCAGGATGATGGCCCCTGCGCCGATCCAGCAGCCGTCACCGACCACGATGGGAAGGTCTACCGCCGCCCCGCACCGCCCCGACACCGGACCCAGCCGATGTGTGCTGGTAATGAACTGGACGCGGTGACCGACCGCCACTTGCCGGCCGAGCGTGATGGAAGCGGTGCCATCGAACAGCACGCCGCGGTTGATGAAGGTACCGAGACCCAGACTGACATCTTTGCTGCCGAAATAGCATCCTGAGTAGATTCCGGCACCCCATACTTTCGCCCCGGCAGCCAGCAACAAGAGAATCCGCAGCCAGACCGGCACAAATGCGGACGATTGGACGATCGTGACGAAGCGCACCCGCCAACCCTAGCCAGTGATCGCGCCCCGCGCTGGATGGCCATCTGCTCGGTCGGCACAAATGCGACTCGGTAACGGATCGACACAGAGCCCGATGATGTTCCCGAGACCCGAGGGGGGCGAGTGGCACAACTCGATAGCGAAGGATTCGCTGCCATGCTCGAATCAATCCCGCATGCGATCAGCGTCCACGACAAGAACCGCCGGGTCATCTTCCGCAACTCGGCCTGCGCCGCTCTGATCGGCGCCGGCGTCGACGAGTTCGACAGTCTCCGGCACGAACAACTCTTCCATCCCGACGACAGCGACCTGTGGAGCGAGATGCTCGCCCGCTCCCTGGGCTGTGAGAGGGCAAGTGCGACGGCACACCTGCGTATCCGTCACCGCAATGACCATTGGCTCTGGGTTCACGTCGCGGTGTCCGCCTTCGACGTGGGCGATGAGACGTTGATCGTCCTCGTTCTCCAGGATCAATCCGACACCATCTGGGGCAACCCGCGGTCCGCCAAGCAGAGAATCTGACACACCTACCGACCCTGACAGGTCGGCCGACTGCAACAAGGCGGGGTGCGGATCGTGGCACCACACCGTCGGCAGAAATGAGTGCGATGCCCACCATTCTTCGACGTGCCGCAGTCGCACACTTCCCACCCGACAAGGCAGGTGTTGGCACCGAGCAGGTGCCCGTTGGGGCAACGCCGTGGGGCGAACTCGGTCCGGCGCGTCACAGAACCGAATCTACACGTTCGTCGAACGTATGTTCTATTTACATGTAATTGCCCGGAGCCCCCGCACTGCCATCGGCGCGCTCCACCAGGAACCAACTTCCCGGCGCATAGACCAGTTCCCGGTCTTCGCGGACGATGACGAGCGCACCACTGTCATGGATGCTGTAGGTGTCGTCGCCGCTGAAGTCGGTGACGGCGAAGTCTGCCAGTTGGTCGAACGACCGATGTGTCACGGTGAAAGTCATACTGCCAGTGTCCCACTGCGACAACGTGCCGACCCGAGATCGCCGACGCAGCTACTTCACATGTGGGGCAGGGCGGCAGCGAGAAAGACGATTCCGACCGCGATTCCGAAGGCACCGGTGAGTATGCCGATCAGAGCCTCCAGGGATGTCGACTCGTCCGCCTCGACCGACGGATTTCGAGATGCGACGATGCCCGTCGCTATGGCTCCGGCGCCGAGGAGAATGCCGAAGCCGAACATCCAGAACATCACAATCGACAGCGCGCCGAGCATCACCGAGACGTCGCTGCAATAGGCGCCGAGAGGCCGCTTCGACGTCATCAGCCATGGCAGGTGGCCGCGCCGGCGATCGGACGAGGGAGACGGTGACGTAGTCATGGTCATGGTTGCGTTAGATCCTCTCCGTGCAGACGTATGGGGACAGTGACGGGCGCGCGATCGACTCAGCGACTCACCGATGCGCCGTTGCGCGTGATCCGACCGCGACTGCCCTCAGCTAAGCGCCGGTGACCGAGCGGGACTGCGGACCGCGCACGAAGTGAAGCACAGCAATCCACCTTCCGGGTTCGATCCACAAGCGCCTGCCACCTGGTCGGACGCCGCATCACTGCGCATCAAGAATTTAGCACTCTCCTACATTGAGTGCCAATTCAGAGGAGGTTCGCAGCGGCAGCTCACAGACTGCCCGTACTGGTTACTTTGTCGTTACCGATCGGTAGCGCTGGCACGCGACCGATGTGAGTGCTAATTTCCGAGATGCACAGGCATCCGTGTCCGTCGCCGTGGCGGGCACGCCGGGTAATGGGGAGGTGCGCAGCTGTGCGGTACCGCAAGCACGGATCATCCGACGTGAAAGACCGACGCGACCATCGAACAGCGCATACCGATGAGTGTGTGCGCTGGCCGGATCCGAGTCCACTGAACAGCTGGTGGGAACGCGTCGTGTGGGGTGATCGGAGCGTGACATGAGCGGTGGAACTGTCCGCACGCGCCCCCGCGCGTGGGACTTCCGTTGCGACCACTGCGATCACACGTACCGCGCCCTGGCTGACAGTCGAACCGCTGCCCGCTGCACAGCCCGGTTGAACGGCTGGGTAACGGACAGCACGACTCTCTGCCCGGGATGCGCCGTCGTCGCCGCCGTCGAACAACAGCTTCTGCTGCCCGGGAAGGCAACGGGCTAGTCGCCGGCCAGGTTCGACTGCCCGACCGGCCACAGCGGACGAAAACCATGGGAAATGCATGTGGTCACGCACATGAAGAAGTCCCCCACCATGCGATGCATGGTGGGGGACTTCTCAGTGGGTGGAGCTAAGGGGACTCGAACCCCTGACCCCCACACTGCCAGTGTGGTGCGCTACCAGCTGCGCCATAGCCCCGTATTCAGTTCTTTCTCTCGCACCAGGAATGACTTCCGCGTGCTCGAAGAAAGTTACACCATCGTCGACCTGGCCAACAAATCGCCTGCTCAGAGGCGCTTCGCGCCCGTGCGCCTCTGTGGTTGCCGGGACATCCAGAAAGGCGCACGGGCGGAGGAGCCGTCTACAGCTGGGAGACCCAGTTCTCGTTGGCGAGCGCGTCGATGACGGTGCCGTCCTGAACCACTGCCGGGGTGCCCGTTGCGCCGCTCGCGCTTAGAGCTTGACGGCCGGCCTCCGCATCGATCGCAGCCTGGTCGACCTTCGCGCCGGTGGTGATGCACTGCGCGGCCTCGTCGGACGCTCCGGCGTCGCGGGCCATCTGCGCCAGTTCCTCGTTGGAGTGGTCGGAATCGCCGTTCTCCGCCGGTTGGTTCTCGGGCGCGAACAGGGCAGCGTGGAAATCCGAGTACACCGACGCGTCACCGGTCGCCGCAACGCACTGTGACGCCGCGACAGCGCGCGTGGAGTAGTCACCGCTGGCCGACAACCGATTGAGGAAGTTCAGAATGTGGTAGCGGACAGCCACTTTCCCGTCGTCGACGGCCTTGGCCAGTTCCTGCCCGTTCTTGTTCTCCAACTCGGCGCAGTAGGGACACATCGGGTCCTCGAACAGATCGATCGTGGTGGCTGCGTCGGGACGCCCGAGGAGCACCACGCCGTTGTCCTCGACCGACACCCGGACCTCGGAGTTCTGCACTCCCCCGTAACCGTCGTTGCGCGGCTTGCTTCGGTTGTTCTGCCAGATCACGCCGCCTATCACGAGGGCTGCGATGACGAGTACGGCGAGCCCACCGAGGATGTAGGTGGACCGGCTGGACTCCGGCTGCGGGGTGTACTTGTTCTTCGAGCTCACGTGGATGCAGTCCTTCGATGTCGGATCGATTTACCAGGTGCTTACTCTGCCATCGTCGGCTGAGGGGCCACTGAGAAAGGCGCCCGCGACGCGAGCCCCAGCGCGAACGGAGTACGGGGGAACACGATCAACCAGGCCGCCAGCGCGAGGAATCCGATGTCCCGCAGGATTTCCTTGGTGTAGTCCCAGCCATCGACGTCGGCCGCTCCCCCTCCGCCGAAACAGCCGCAGTCGATGGACAGGCCACGCGCCCACACCGAAATGATGACGCCGACGAGGACGAGCAGGAGGGCCGCCGACACGACCGCCGTGGCCCGGACCCCGAGCCCGATCAGAAGCAGTAGTCCGAGGGCGATTTCGAAGAATGGTAGGGCGTTGGCAACGGGACGGATGAGGTCTTCCGGGAGCAGTTGGTAGGCGCGAACCGCGACGATCGTTTGTGCGGGATCTGCCACCTTGAGCGCGCCGGAGACTAGCCAGACGGCGGCGAGGGACACGCGGGCGACGAGGGAGACGATACTGATCCACACCGAAACGAGAGTACAGACGTCGCCGGTCAGAGCGCTTTGACCGACACCTTCGGGGCCGGCTTGTTCGGCACCAGCAACCAGCCTGCTGCGGCGACGAGCATCACACCACCTGTAACGGCAAAGGAGACTGCGTAGGACAGGTGCTGGGCGAGTAGACCGGCGCCGACCGGACCGAGAACGCCGCCCACGTCGGCCACCATTTGGAACGTGGCGAGCACAGGCCCGCCACGCGACTTCGCACCTACGACGTCCGCCACGGCCGCCTGCTGGGCGGGACTCATGATGCCGGACCCGATACCCGCGACACCGGAGAGCACGAGGAAAACGACGAGATCCTCGCTGAGTCCCATGCCGACGGTGCTCGCCCCGCATACCAGGAGGCCGAGCACGACGAACAGCTTCCTGCCGTAGGTGTCGGAAAGCCGTCCCGACACGATGAGGACCAGAGCGTTGCCGACGGCGAACACGGCGAGTGCGATTCCGGCGAGCGCTTCCTCGCGGTGGAGCGCCTCGACGACGAACAGCGGGACCATCGCGACCCGTACGCCGAAGATGACCCCACCGAAGGCGAAGTTGGATCCGAGCGCGGCGCGGTACACGGACGATCTCAAAGCCTCCCGCAAGGTCATGGCGGCCCCCGCAGCGGTGGCGTCCGGTGCGGTGAGATGCGACCCCTTGAGGCTGATGAAAACGACTGCGGCGGCGATGACGAGGGCGATGGCGTAGATGACGAACGGGACACGCAGACCGAATCCGACGAGCAGCCCGCCGACGAGCGGTCCGCTGATCGAGCCCAGCAGGAAACTCGTGGCATACAACCCGGATACCCGGCCGCGACTGTCGACCGGTGCGATCCGGATGACGAGACCCATCGCGGACACGGTGAACATCGTCGAGCCGATCCCGCCCAGTGCGCGGAAAATCAACAGCTGCCAGTAGTCACCTGCCACCGCGCAGGCCGCCGTGGACGCCGCAACGATCAACAGACCGGTGATGTAGACCGGGCGCTCCCCCAACTTCTGCACCAGCCGCCCACTGAGCGGGGCGAACACCAGCCGCATGAAGGCGAAGGACGAGATCACGACCGTCGCGGCCGTCACGCTGACGTCGAAGCTGCGCGCAAACTGCGGCAGCGCCGGCGCGACGATGCCGAAACCCAGTGCGATGACGAAGCTGGCCGACACCAGCACCCAGATTTCCGAGGGAAGTCGGGGTTTGGTCCCGGAGAGCGGCCCAGCTTCACGAGTGTTCATCGGGAATCGATGCTATGTGCAGCCGCCGACACAGAGACACTCACCCCGGGTCGCCTCGGCGCGGGGTCACCGCAGTGCGTCGGCCACCAGTTCCTTGGCGGCCGCCTGCACCTGTGCGAGATGCTCGGGAC comes from Rhodococcus oxybenzonivorans and encodes:
- a CDS encoding acyltransferase; translated protein: MRFVTIVQSSAFVPVWLRILLLLAAGAKVWGAGIYSGCYFGSKDVSLGLGTFINRGVLFDGTASITLGRQVAVGHRVQFITSTHRLGPVSGRCGAAVDLPIVVGDGCWIGAGAIILPGVTVGEGCVVGAGAVVTRDCAPNGLYVGSPARRVRDLDTESSLG
- a CDS encoding PAS domain S-box protein, yielding MLESIPHAISVHDKNRRVIFRNSACAALIGAGVDEFDSLRHEQLFHPDDSDLWSEMLARSLGCERASATAHLRIRHRNDHWLWVHVAVSAFDVGDETLIVLVLQDQSDTIWGNPRSAKQRI
- a CDS encoding DsbA family protein, coding for MSSKNKYTPQPESSRSTYILGGLAVLVIAALVIGGVIWQNNRSKPRNDGYGGVQNSEVRVSVEDNGVVLLGRPDAATTIDLFEDPMCPYCAELENKNGQELAKAVDDGKVAVRYHILNFLNRLSASGDYSTRAVAASQCVAATGDASVYSDFHAALFAPENQPAENGDSDHSNEELAQMARDAGASDEAAQCITTGAKVDQAAIDAEAGRQALSASGATGTPAVVQDGTVIDALANENWVSQL
- a CDS encoding MauE/DoxX family redox-associated membrane protein, with translation MWISIVSLVARVSLAAVWLVSGALKVADPAQTIVAVRAYQLLPEDLIRPVANALPFFEIALGLLLLIGLGVRATAVVSAALLLVLVGVIISVWARGLSIDCGCFGGGGAADVDGWDYTKEILRDIGFLALAAWLIVFPRTPFALGLASRAPFSVAPQPTMAE
- a CDS encoding MFS transporter is translated as MNTREAGPLSGTKPRLPSEIWVLVSASFVIALGFGIVAPALPQFARSFDVSVTAATVVISSFAFMRLVFAPLSGRLVQKLGERPVYITGLLIVAASTAACAVAGDYWQLLIFRALGGIGSTMFTVSAMGLVIRIAPVDSRGRVSGLYATSFLLGSISGPLVGGLLVGFGLRVPFVIYAIALVIAAAVVFISLKGSHLTAPDATAAGAAMTLREALRSSVYRAALGSNFAFGGVIFGVRVAMVPLFVVEALHREEALAGIALAVFAVGNALVLIVSGRLSDTYGRKLFVVLGLLVCGASTVGMGLSEDLVVFLVLSGVAGIGSGIMSPAQQAAVADVVGAKSRGGPVLATFQMVADVGGVLGPVGAGLLAQHLSYAVSFAVTGGVMLVAAAGWLLVPNKPAPKVSVKAL